The Bradyrhizobium betae genomic interval CGCTCGAGGACCTCGACGAGACGTCGCTGAAGAAGATCCTCACCGAGCCGAAGAACGCGCTGGTGAAACAGTACCAGCGGCTGTTCGAGATGGAGAACATCGAGCTGACCTTCGCCGACGAGGCGCTTGGCGCGGTCGCCCGCAAGGCGATCGAGCGCAAGACCGGCGCGCGTGGTCTGCGTTCGATCCTGGAGGCGATCCTGCTCGAGACCATGTTCGACCTGCCGGGCCTCGAAGGTGTGGAAGAAGTCGTGATTTCGCGCGAAGTCGTGGAAGGAACGGCCCGTCCGCTCTACATCTACGCCGATCGGTCCGATCGCGCCGTCGAGAACGCCAGCGCCTGATTTGCGGCGCTGGAACGCTCCAATCGTCTTATCAAGTAAGGGCTGCGGAAAGTACCTCCGCAGCCGATGTTGCGTCGCTTATTCGCGTGCGTAAGCGCCTGATGGCGCGCGTCTTTCAATGACTTGACACCCCCCCGGTCGATAGCCACCTAATATCGACGGCGAGCGACACTTCTGTTCAAGATTCGCCTCAGTTCCGATCCGGCAAGCCCGGTCCGCCCTGCAAATGGCAGGCTGGTTTTGTGGATCACCTCGGCACCTTGTGGCGGTTGCGCATGAGCATGGCGGGCTGCGTGCAAGGGGGCAAAGCAAAAGGAAAAGGCCATGACGAATCCAAAACCCCGGCCAACCATTGTCCATGGCGAAACACACGCTTATCCCGTGCTGCCGCTGCGCGACATCGTCGTCTTCCCGCATATGATCGTTCCGCTCTTCGTCGGCCGCGAGAAGTCGATCCGCGCGCTCGAAGAGGTGATGAAGAACGACGCGCTGATCATGCTCGCGACGCAGAAGAACGCGTCGGACGATGATCCGGCGCCCGATGCCATTTACGAGACCGGTACGCTTGCCAGCGTGCTCCAGCTCCTGAAGCTTCCCGACGGCACCGTGAAGGTGCTGGTCGAAGGGCTCGAGCGTGCGCGCGTGCAGAAGTACACCGATCGCAGCGAGTATTACGAAGCGACCGCAATTGCGCTCGCCGACACCGACGCGAAGTCGGTCGAGGCGGAAGCGCTGTCGCGTTCGGTCGTGTCCGACTTCGAGAGCTACGTGAAGCTCAACAAGAAGATCTCCGCCGAGGTCGTCGGTGTCGTGCAGGCGATCACCGATTTCGCCAAGCTCGCCGACACCGTTGCCTCGCATCTCGCAGTCAAGATCGCGGACCGCCAGGGCATCCTGGAGACGTTGTCCGTCACCACGCGCCTCGAGAAGGTGCTGGGCCTGATGGAGAGCGAGATCTCGGTGCTGCAGGTCGAGAAGCGCATCCGCTCGCGCGTCAAGCGCCAGATGGAGAAGACCCAGCGCGAGTATTATCTCAACGAGCAGATGAAGGCGATCCAGAAGGAGCTCGGCGACGACGACGGTCGCGACGAGCTCGCCGATCTCGAAGAGAAGATCTCCAAGACCAAGCTCTCCAAGGAAGCGCGCGAGAAGGCGCAGCATGAATTGAAGAAGCTGCGCCAGATGTCGCCGATGTCCGCGGAAGCGACCGTCGTGCGCAACTATCTGGATTGGCTGCTGTCGATTCCGTGGAACAAGAAGTCCAAGGTGAAGAAGGATCTGGGAGCGGCGCAGGCCGTTCTGGACTCCGATCACTACGGTCTCGAGAAGGTCAAGGAACGCATCGTCGAGTATCTCGCGGTGCAGTCGCGCGCCAACAAGCTGACTGGCCCGATCCTGTGCCTCGTCGGACCGCCCGGCGTCGGCAAGACCTCGCTCGGCAAGTCGATCGCGAAGGCGACGGGGCGCGAATTCGTGCGCGTATCGCTCGGCGGCGTGCGCGACGAGGCCGAGATCCGCGGTCACCGCCGCACCTATATCGGCTCGATGCCCGGCAAGATCATCCAGTCGATGCGCAAGGCGAAGTCGTCCAATCCGCTGTTCCTGCTGGACGAGATCGACAAGATGGGCGCCGATTTCCGCGGCGATCCGTCCTCGGCCTTGCTCGAGGTCCTCGACCCCGAGCAGAACGGGACGTTTGCCGACCACTATCTGGAGGTCGACTACGATCTGTCGAACGTCATGTTCATCACGACCGCGAATACGCTCAATATTCCCGGCCCGCTGATGGACCGCATGGAGATCATCCGGATCGCGGGTTACACCGAGAACGAGAAGGTCGAGATCGCGCGCAAGCACCTGATCCCGAACGCGGTGTCCAAGCACGGCCTGGACTCCAAGGAGTTCTCGATCGACGACGACGCGCTGCTGCTTCTGATCCGCCGCTACACCCGCGAAGCGGGCGTGCGTAATCTGGAGCGTGAGCTCTCCACACTCGCCCGCAAGGCGGTGAAGGAGCTGATGATCTCCAAGAAGAAGTCGGTCAAGGTCACCGAGAAGACTCTCGAAGAGCTTCTGGGCGTGCCGAAGTATCGCTACGGCGAGATCGAGAGCGAGCCGCAGGTCGGCATCGTCACCGGCCTTGCCTGGACGGACGTCGGCGGCGAGCTGCTGACCATCGAAGGCGTCATGATGCCGGGCAAGGGCAAGATGACGGTCACGGGCAATCTGCGCGACGTGATGAAAGAGTCGATCTCGGCGGCGGCGTCCTATGTCCGCTCGCGTGCGATCGTCTACGGCATCGAGCCGCCGCTGTTCGACCGCCGCGACATCCACGTGCACGTGCCGGAAGGCGCGACGCCGAAGGACGGTCCGTCCGCGGGCGTGGCGATGGCCACCGCGATCATCTCGGTCATGACCGGCATTCCGGTCCGCCACGATGTCGCGATGACCGGCGAGATCACGCTGCGCGGCCGCGTGCTGCCGATCGGCGGCCTGAAGGAGAAGCTGCTGGCTGCTGCCCGCGGCGGCATCAAGACGGTGCTGATCCCCGAGGACAACGCCAAGGATCTCACGGAGATTTCCGATGCGATCAAGGGCGGCATGGAGATCATCCCGGTCTCGCGCCTCGACGACGTCGTCGCCAGGGCGCTGGTGAAGAAGCCGGTGCCGATCGTCTGGGAAGAGGACACCAAGGTGACGGTGAAGCCGGACGGCGACGAAGCCGCCGGCGGCCTGACCGCTCACTGAGATCGCAGCTCGGAAACATGATAAAACGGCGCCTTCGGGCGCCGTTTTTGTTTGGGGCAGGGGACGACGGACAAGAGGATGCGGCGATGCAGATCGACGGCCAATGCCGTTGCGGGCAGATCACCTTCGAGGCCGAGATCGATCCGGAGACGGTCTCGGTCTGTCATTGCCGGGACTGCCAGAGCCTGACGGGATCGCCGTTCCGGGTGACCGCGATCTGCACCAGTGCCGACGTCAAGCTGACCGGCGGCACCCCGAAGGTCTACGGCAAGCGCGGCGACAATGGCCGGATGCGCTTCCAGCACTTTTGCGCCGACTGCGGCTCCCCGCTGTTCACCAGCGGCGAGGGCGACCAGGCCGACGATTGGGGCATCCGCTGGGGCAGCATCCGCCAGCGCGACCAATTGCGGCCCAGCCGCCAGATCTGGTGCCAGTCGGCGGCGGTATGGATCGACGCCGTGCCGGGGCTGCCAGGCAGGCCGGGGGATTGAGATTCGGGTGTCCGGAGTTTGGTGGGCGGTCACGGATTCGAACCGCGGACCCTCTCGGTGTAAACGAGATGCTCTAACCAGCTGAGCTAACCGCCCCACGGCGCCTCTTTAGCGCTCCAGTGGGTGCTGGAGCAAGAGGTGGGCGCGTCGCAAACCGCGCTGATTTGACCGCTTGATTGGCTTTCGGCGTGGTATCACCACCCGCAAAACGACAGGGGGCTCAATGCAACAGCCAAGTGGACACGAGCAAAACGCCGACCAGATCGCCTATTGGAACGGGCCGAGCGGACAGCGCTGGGCCGACCGCCATGCGGCACAGGAAACGCTGCTCGGACCCATTGCCGAGGTGCTGATCGATCGCGCGAGGCCGAAGCCGGGCGAGCGCATTCTCGATGTCGGTTGCGGCTCCGGCGCGACGACGTTTGCGTTCGCCAAAGCAGTGGCGCCAAATGGATTTGCGCTCGGCCTCGACGTCTCCGAACCGATGCTGTCGCAGGCGCGCGCGTTTGCGCCAAAAGGGCTGCCGCTCGATTTCGTGCTGGCGGATGCGACCGTCTATCCGTTCGAGCCGGCGAGTTTTGATCTGCTCGCCTCGCGCTTCGGCGTGATGTTCTTCGCCGATCCCATCGCGTCCTTCACCAATCTGCGCCGCGCGCTGAAGCCGTCGGGGCGGCTGGCGTTTGCCTGCTGGCGCGAGCCGAAGGAAAATCCGTGGATGATGGCGCCGCTGATGGCGGTCTACAAACATGTGCCCAAGATGCCGCCGGTCGGGCCGGAGGAGCCGGGCCCGTTCGCCTTCGCCTCGGAAGAGCGCGTGATGCGTATCCTGTCGGGCGCGGGCTTCGTCAACGTGGCGATGGAGCCGCACAATCTGGCGATGGACATCGCCATCGGTGGCGGTCTCGATGCGGCGGTCGAGGGCTCGCTCCAGATCGGCCCCGCCAGCCGCGCGCTGCAGGGCCATCCGCCGGAGACATATGCGGCCGCCAAGGCGTCGATCCGCGAAACGCTCGCGCCGTTCCAGAAGGGGCAGAGCGTGGCGTTGCAGGGCGCGATCTGGATCGTGACGGCGAAGGCGGGGTAGGCCTCTGCCATCATAGCGGCTTACCTATCAGACCCGTCATCCTGAGGTGCGACTGGTGCGATGCTCAGCATCGCGCCGGGAGCTTCGAAGGATGAACGGCCAGGATGCAGCCGGGCCGTCGCCCTTCGAGGCTCGCCGAAGAGGCGAGCACCTCAGGGTGACGGTGAGGGACTTGGGACAACGTCCGCAGCAGCCACTCACACCACATCATCCGGCGCCAGCGCGCAGCCATTGTCCGGCTGCGTCTCCACCTGAAGCGTGGTGTGGCCGATGCGGTACGACGCCTTCAGTTGCTGCGCGGTCTCCATCAGGAATGCGTCGCCAGCTCCATTGGGCATGACGAGATGGCAGGTCAGCGCCGTCTCGGTGGTCGAGATCGGCCAGACGTGGAGATCGTGGATTGCCGAGACGCCGGGCCGTTCCAGCAGGAACAGCTTGATCGCGGTGAGATCGGTGCCCCTGGGGGCCGCCGCCATCGACATGTCGATCGAGCCGCGCAGCAGGCTGGTGGTGCTCCAGAGGATGGTGGCGCAGATCACGAGGCTGGTGACGGGATCGAGCCAGAGCCAGCCGGTCCAGATGATCAGCGCCGCCGAGACCACCACGCCGAGCGAGACCGCGGCGTCGGCCGCCATGTGCAAGTACGCGCCTTCGATGTTGATGTCGTCCTTGCGTCCGCGCGCGAACAGCAATGCGGTGAAGCCGTTGATGAGGATGCCGATGCCGGCCACCACCATCACGGTGACGCCCGCGACCGGCTCCGGCTCGCGCAGGCGCAGAATCGCCTCCCAGCCGATCGCGCCGGTGGCGACCAGCAGGAACACGGCGTTGGCAAGCGCCGCCAGGATGGTGGAAGTGCGAAAGCCGTAGGTGAAGCGGCCGCTCGGCGCGCGCCGCGCCGCGATCGATGCGCCCCAGGCTACGACCAGGCCCAGCACGTCGGACAGATTGTGGCCGGCATCCGCGAGCAGGGCGGTGGAATTGCCGATATAGCCGTAGACCGCTTCCGCCACGACCAGCACGGTGTTGAGACTGATGCCGATCGCAAACGCTCTGCCGAAACTGGCGGGCGCATGGACATGCGTGTGGCCGTGATCATGCGCGTGGTCGGCCTGGTCATGGTGGTGATGACCGTGGTGGTCGTGGCTGCCCAATGCTAGCGCTCCCCGGAAGCCGCCAAATCAGGTGC includes:
- the lon gene encoding endopeptidase La gives rise to the protein MTNPKPRPTIVHGETHAYPVLPLRDIVVFPHMIVPLFVGREKSIRALEEVMKNDALIMLATQKNASDDDPAPDAIYETGTLASVLQLLKLPDGTVKVLVEGLERARVQKYTDRSEYYEATAIALADTDAKSVEAEALSRSVVSDFESYVKLNKKISAEVVGVVQAITDFAKLADTVASHLAVKIADRQGILETLSVTTRLEKVLGLMESEISVLQVEKRIRSRVKRQMEKTQREYYLNEQMKAIQKELGDDDGRDELADLEEKISKTKLSKEAREKAQHELKKLRQMSPMSAEATVVRNYLDWLLSIPWNKKSKVKKDLGAAQAVLDSDHYGLEKVKERIVEYLAVQSRANKLTGPILCLVGPPGVGKTSLGKSIAKATGREFVRVSLGGVRDEAEIRGHRRTYIGSMPGKIIQSMRKAKSSNPLFLLDEIDKMGADFRGDPSSALLEVLDPEQNGTFADHYLEVDYDLSNVMFITTANTLNIPGPLMDRMEIIRIAGYTENEKVEIARKHLIPNAVSKHGLDSKEFSIDDDALLLLIRRYTREAGVRNLERELSTLARKAVKELMISKKKSVKVTEKTLEELLGVPKYRYGEIESEPQVGIVTGLAWTDVGGELLTIEGVMMPGKGKMTVTGNLRDVMKESISAAASYVRSRAIVYGIEPPLFDRRDIHVHVPEGATPKDGPSAGVAMATAIISVMTGIPVRHDVAMTGEITLRGRVLPIGGLKEKLLAAARGGIKTVLIPEDNAKDLTEISDAIKGGMEIIPVSRLDDVVARALVKKPVPIVWEEDTKVTVKPDGDEAAGGLTAH
- a CDS encoding GFA family protein translates to MQIDGQCRCGQITFEAEIDPETVSVCHCRDCQSLTGSPFRVTAICTSADVKLTGGTPKVYGKRGDNGRMRFQHFCADCGSPLFTSGEGDQADDWGIRWGSIRQRDQLRPSRQIWCQSAAVWIDAVPGLPGRPGD
- a CDS encoding class I SAM-dependent methyltransferase; this translates as MQQPSGHEQNADQIAYWNGPSGQRWADRHAAQETLLGPIAEVLIDRARPKPGERILDVGCGSGATTFAFAKAVAPNGFALGLDVSEPMLSQARAFAPKGLPLDFVLADATVYPFEPASFDLLASRFGVMFFADPIASFTNLRRALKPSGRLAFACWREPKENPWMMAPLMAVYKHVPKMPPVGPEEPGPFAFASEERVMRILSGAGFVNVAMEPHNLAMDIAIGGGLDAAVEGSLQIGPASRALQGHPPETYAAAKASIRETLAPFQKGQSVALQGAIWIVTAKAG
- a CDS encoding cation diffusion facilitator family transporter, producing the protein MGSHDHHGHHHHDQADHAHDHGHTHVHAPASFGRAFAIGISLNTVLVVAEAVYGYIGNSTALLADAGHNLSDVLGLVVAWGASIAARRAPSGRFTYGFRTSTILAALANAVFLLVATGAIGWEAILRLREPEPVAGVTVMVVAGIGILINGFTALLFARGRKDDINIEGAYLHMAADAAVSLGVVVSAALIIWTGWLWLDPVTSLVICATILWSTTSLLRGSIDMSMAAAPRGTDLTAIKLFLLERPGVSAIHDLHVWPISTTETALTCHLVMPNGAGDAFLMETAQQLKASYRIGHTTLQVETQPDNGCALAPDDVV